One segment of Cynocephalus volans isolate mCynVol1 chromosome 8, mCynVol1.pri, whole genome shotgun sequence DNA contains the following:
- the HMGB4 gene encoding high mobility group protein B4 — translation MGKEIQLRPKANVSSYIHFLLNYRNKFKEQQPNTYLGFKEFSRKCSEKWRSISKHEKAKYEALAKLDKARYQEEMMNYVGKRKKRRKRDPHAPRRPPSSFLLFCQEHYTQLKTENPNWSVVQVAKASGKMWSVTTDVEKQPYEQRAAVLRAQYQEELKAYRQQRNGRKKSLVPAENQCRGEAESGKADGSI, via the coding sequence ATGGGAAAAGAAATCCAGTTAAGGCCTAAGGCGAATGTCTCTTCTTACATCCACTTTTTGCTGAATTACAGAAACAAATTTAAGGAGCAGCAGCCAAATACCTACCTTGGCTTTAAAGAGTTCTCTAGAAAGTGTTCAGAAAAATGGAGGTCCATCTCAAAGCATGAAAAGGCCAAATATGAAGCCCTGGCCAAGCTCGACAAAGCCCGATACCAGGAAGAAATGATGAATTATGTTGGCAAGAGGAAGAAACGGAGAAAGCGGGACCCCCACGCACCCAGACGGCCTCCATCGTCCTTCCTACTCTTCTGCCAAGAACACTACACCCAGCTGAAGACGGAGAATCCGAACTGGTCAGTGGTGCAGGTGGCCAAGGCTTCAGGGAAGATGTGGTCTGTGACGACAGACGTGGAAAAGCAGCCATATGAACAGAGAGCAGCTGTCCTGAGAGCTCAGTACCAAGAGGAACTCAAAGCCTACCGTCAACAGCGTAATGGCAGGAAGAAGAGCCTAGTGCCAGCTGAGAACCAGTGCAGAGGGGAAGCTGAGTCAGGCAAAGCTGATGGAtccatttag